The region CTGTTCCTGGGCGCCCCCCGGCCCATGTGCCCCCGCCCTTTGCCTGCAGGATCATGCGTGCACAGCCTAGTGTGGTGCTGAGCGCCGCACAAACCGTGGCCGCCAGGATGTCGCCCTTCGTGCGCCAGATGGACTTCGCCATCGACTGGACTGCGGTGGAGGCGGGACGCGCACTGTACAGGTGCAGCCCCCGCCTCTACCTCTTTCTTCAGGTCCTGCCTACCTGCCTACTCTGTCTGacacctgcacccccaccccaggcagggCGACCGTTCAGACTGCACCTACATCGTGCTCAACGGGCGGCTTCGTAGTGTCATTCAGAGAGGCAGCGGCAAAAAAGAGCTGGTGGGCGAGTACGGCCGCGGGGATCTCATAGGAGTGGTGAGCGTGGCCCCAACCACTGACCTCTAACCTCTCCTAGTCCAGGTTCCCGCCACTCCCAACAAGTATTTCATCCCAGGCAACAGGATGGGGCACTGAACGCGCCCTCCCCCGCCTCTAACCTCATGTACTCCACTATCTCCAGCTGCTTTCCATGGGGCGGGGAGATGGGGGAAACCTCATCAGCGTAGTGAGGGACCCTCAACCGGTGTGGAACTCTGTCCTCCTGGCCTCTCTTTCCCCGAGCTCCGAGATGGATAGAGAGGCTTAGTTCCGCCTTCTGTCTGCACCCACAGTCGACCTTCCCCTTATCTATCAGCCTCCTGGCTCATGCAGCCGTGGTCACGCACTTGGTCCCCTAGGTAGAGGCGCTGACAAGGCAACCACGTGCCACGACGGTGCACGCGGTGCGCGACACGGAGCTGGCCAAACTCCCCGAGGGCACCCTGGGCCACATCAAACGTCGATACCCGCAGGTGCAGCTCGCTGGGCTGGGGGCTGTTCTCCTAATGGGGGTGGGACAGATGAGTGGGGGTGTGGCGCTAGAGGAGGCGGGGCCTaatgggtggggaggaggttcGGGTACGGTGGAGCCCTAGGGAGGAGCTGAAACCTCTAAGTGAGGGGCGGGGCCCAGGTAACGGACCCAGGCGCCCTGGTCAAGGAGGAAAAGGTGGTACTCGCAGAATTGCTCCTGCAGTCTCACTGGACTGCCGGCCTCCAACGCCCCAGGTCGTGACCCGCCTCATCCACCTGCTGAGTCAGAAGATTTTGGGGAATTTACAGCAGCTGCGAGGACCCTTCCCAGGTAGGAGCCTGCAGGCGCCAGGGAGTACTGGAGGATGTAGTCCAACGCAGAATGTGCTGGGGGAGGGAGCATTGAGCCCAGGGCATTCTGGGAGGTGGAGTCCAGCGTATAATCTGCTCCAGGTGGAGTTTGAAGCAGGAAATTGCAATCCGAGTTCTGGTGCATGCTGGGGGATGAAGTTCGGGTTCCTGGGCATGCCGGGAAATGGAGTCCTGGACCCAGGGCTGCTTGTTAGTGGAATCTAAAGCGTCAGTCATGATGAGAGGTGGGGTCTTGGGGGCAACGTTGGTTCTGGGTGTCAGAGCTGGTTAGAGGATGGAGTCCACCTACTAGGAAAGGAAGACCTAGACTAACGTGTGCTGGGAACTGTAGTTTGTGGGGTGTTGTTTGGGGCCTAGGGTATATTGGGAAGTGACTTCAATAGGTTACCAACATGGTGGGAGATGTGGTTCCTGGTCCTGGTGGATGCTGGGAGTCGTATTTCTCAGTTTCAGTGCATGCTGCGAGGTGTGGTTCCCTTCCAGGGCATACTGGGAGGTGAAGTTTCCTAGCTAGGATATACTGGAAAGTGGTCAGATTCGAGGCGTGCAGAAATATGGGCCCGAGGTTTTCGGTTATGGTGACCTGACCCTAGGCAACCTCTACTTTCCTCCCCCCCCCCTCCGCCCCGCCCTGGGGGCTTCTGCCCAGGCAGCCCTGACACCTGGATCTCTGGGGTGGGGCCAGGGTGAGCCGTGGCCAGGAACCATCCCTACGCCCAGGGTCTTCCCCGACAGACTTTCCCCCAGTCCTGCACTCTGCGCCCAAGTACACTTTCACTCCCACTCTGCTGGCAAGACCACCCTTGGTGTGATTCTGGGGCAACTCCGGGGGCAGGGACTTGAAAAATCTCAGACCCCTGAGAACCTCTCTGTGATGCTACAAAGACCGAGTTTCTAGTGAGCATCTAGTGTGTGCTGGGCATCCTGCGGGGTGCAGGGTGGTGGGGGAGTACACAAACAAAGCCCCTAGAAGGGTTCACGGCTTGGCTTGCAAGATAACAGcctttaaaatacaaagaaagagcaCAAAGTCAGCTAAGGTACTGTGTAGAAAACAAAAGAGAGTCTTGATGGGGCGTGACTAACCTAAGGAGGCAGGGTTTTCTGAGGACAATGAGCAGAGACTTGATAAATgagatggaaccagatgctgCAGGACTCCGACAGGGTTTGGTGGTATTGTAACACTTCAAGGGGGAAAGTGAGTGAGGGGGAGGAATGGGCCAGGGTAAGTCTTGTAGGAACCAGAAAGGCATTTGAACTTGTTTAGATTGTTATaatctgagcagactctgggagatagtgatagacaggaaagcctggcatactgcagttcatggggtcccaaagaatcagacatgacttagcaactgaacaacaagactaTTATAGGAATTGGTGAAGGAGAAGAGGCAGTGAGAGGTCTGATCAAGAGATTGGGGTCGATGTTTTAGTCTAAGGTGTATGCAGAGAAGCTGAGACGCAATAGGTGGGTCAGAAACATCTTTATCTCAGTCTAGTTCTGTGTTCAAGTCCTTTTAGTGGACAGAGACCCCCCCACTCCACCCAGGCAAGAATGGGTAGGGGCACAGATCAAGTCCATGTAGGCAGAGTGGAAAACAGAAAGGGTTATACAGTTGTGTAATGGATCCCCCTGAGGAGATTGGGCCAAAACTGAGGGTCAAATAGCCAGATCTTATCAAGGACAGTGATTGAGGCTGTGGGGCTAAGATTGAGACCATGACCTTCAGTATGGCGTCACTAAGCCTCAGCTGAGGGACAAGAAGAAGGGATTTCTGAGAAGGTGGGGGAGAGCTGACCTTTCCAAACACAGGACCAACAGCAAATACCATCCTTTGGGGTCTCAGCAGGTTCGGGACTAGGTGTCCCCCCTCACTCGGAGCTCACCAACCCTGCCAGCAACCTGTCAACAGTGGCAGTGCTGCCCGTGTGTGCTGAGGTGCCCATGGTGGCCTTCATGCTGGAGCTGCAGCATGCTCTGCAAGCCATTGGTCAGTCATGGGCAAGGGCAGGCCTTTGGTCTGTGTGGGGCAAGGCGCGTGCGGGTGGGGGCATTGGTCAAGGAATGGAGATGCCTTGGTGGGTTAGGGTGGAGGTGGAGCTGGAACAAGGCCCTGTAAGCCAAGTAGGTGGCATTCTCTCATGAGAGAGGCCCCACCTTTGTTGGCCCAGGTTCCTAAACACCCTTCCTCACTCATCCATCTCCAGGCCCCACGCTCCTCCTCAACAGTGACATCATTCGGGCCCGCCTGGGGGCCTCTGCACTGGAcaggtgtgtgttgggggtaTGGGGACGGGGAGCACAGGGGTGAGCTCAGAACGTAGGATTCTTTCAGTCTCATTTGAGTTCTAGGCTGTGAAACAAGGAGCATGGGCCCCCATCCCTCTGGTCACTGGGGAGACAGTGGGGTGAATCGGTCCCTAGAGGACACAGTCGTGTCTAGGCCTTGAATGTCCACATCCACATCCCCACAGCAGTGGAGCTACATGGTCTCTGAGGGCAGGGACCCCTGACCAGCCCCAAGAtgaccctccccactcccaccctagCATCCAAGAATTCCGGCTGTCAGGGTGGCTGGCCCAGCAGGAGGACACGCACCGCATCGTGCTCTACCAAACAGACACATCGCTGACACCCTGGACCGTGCGCTGCCTGCGCCAGGCCGACTGCATCCTCATCGTGGGCCTGGGCGACCAGGAGCCCACACTCGGCCAGGTCCGGAGACCAGGCACAGTGACCCGCACCCCCGGGATCCCGCCCCAGGCCCTTGGGTGCCTGTGCTGGGCCATGTGCACCTTCACCAGTGGGGCTAGGTGACCAGAAACCCAGGGGGCCaggtgtggggggcagggaggaaacCACCGGTGAGAGTGACTTCCGTGCTCCCCACTCCTCCGCCTACCCCCATGCAGCTGGAGCAGATGCTGGAGAACACAGCAGTGCGCGCCCTCAAGCAACTGGTCCTGCTGCACCGCGAGGAGGGCGCAGGCCCCACGCGCACTGTGGAGTGGCTCAACATGCGCAGCTGGTGCTCGGGACACCTGCATCTGCGCTGTCCGCGCCGCCTTTTCTCACGCCGCAGCCCGGCCAAGCTGGTGAGGGGTGCTGCGGGGCGCGGGTCCACTGGCAGAACCCTTCGAGGGCGTGGCTAGTGGAGGGGCATGGCTTAGAGGCCAGAGGGGCGTGGCGGTGTGTTGAAGGTCCAGAGGGTGCCTCCTACACCCCCATACTTATGCGCCATGTCTCTCTCCCCTCATGCCAGCACGAGCTCTACGAGAAGGTTTTCTCTAGGCGCGCAGACCGGCACAGCGACTTCTCCCGCCTGGCGCGGGTGCTCACAGGCAACACCATCGCCCTGGtgctgggcgggggcggggccaggtGAGGGGTGTGGTCAGTGCCGGCAGGGGCGGGGCCAGGTGCCTTGAGGACTGGAGCTGACTCCCAGAGTGGGATCCCACAGCACCACGTTCCTTGCtggtgggggagcctggaggaGATTCCTGGGGGTGGGGCTTAGGGATCCCAGCAAGTCACTGAGTCTCCTCCACCGTGCAGGGGCTGCTCACACATCGGGGTGCTGAAGGCATTAGAGGAGGCGGGGGTCCCCGTTGACCTGGTGGGCGGCACGTCCATCGGCTCCTTCATCGGGGCCCTGTACGCCGAGGAGCGGAGCGCCAGCCGCACTAAACAGCGGGCCCGGGAGTGGGCTAAGGTGTGTGTTACAGGGAGGGGTTGGGGAGGTGGTGGGGAAGGGttcccccaccccaggagcaCCCTGAAAAACCTGACCTCAGAGGGGCTTCTGGATTTCTCCTGACCCTCCCTGACTTAATCCTGTGAAGCCCATCCGGATTCTTATAGTGATACCTCCAGGACCTTTAATGACCCCTGTGACTTCTGGGCTAGTGATCctagctcccagctcccagctagAACAATCAAGACCCTTAGGGACCTACTAGTCAGTGACCCCCAAGTGACTCCTGTTTGACCCCAGCTCTCCCCTTGTCCCTAGAGCATGACTTCGGTGCTGGAGCCCGTACTGGACCTCACCTACCCCGTCACCTCCATGTTCACGGGGTCAGCCTTCAACCGCAGCATCCACCGTGTCTTCCAGGACAAGCAGATCGAGGTGCATGCTTCCttcatgccccccacccccacccctccccatagGCGTCCCCAGTCCTCCTGGATCGCGGCTTCTGTTCCTGCAGGACCTGTGGCTGCCGTACTTCAACGTGACCACAGACATCACCTCCTCGGCCATGCGTGTTCACAAAGATGGTGCGTGCCCCCAGGCGGCCCAGCCACAACCACTGGGGCCGTTTGGGGAGTGGGTGCTGGGGGTGGGCAGCCAAGTTGTTAACATGAGTGACCATCCCTCCTGGCCTGATTGCTGAGCACTAACCGTCACCCACTAATGCCCCATGGGGCCCCAGGTATGTCTGTCCTggggagggcggggggggggttgGGAGACTTGTCGGGCGcctcaccccctcaccccccgtcCCCGCAGGCTGCGTGTGGCGCTACGTCCGGGCCAGTGCCTCCTACTGCCCCTACCTGCCCCcgctctgcgaccccagggacgggCACCTGCTGGTGGATGGGTGCTTCGTCAACAACGTGCCAGGTCAGCGAGCCCACGGGGCTGGCCGGGCCTCTGAGTGCGTCTGAGTGTgcctgtgcgtgtctgtgtctgtgtgtcccgCCGGGCAGGCTCCCTGTGGCGATACGTGCGTGCCAGCATGACGCTCTCGGGCTACCTGCCGCCGCTGTGCGACCCCAAGGACGGGCATCTCCTCATGGATGGCGGCTACATCAACAACCTGCCAGGCAAGTAGCCACCTGCTCGTCCTCCTGCGCGGACACACGGGCGAGCTCACAGCCGGTATGTGCATGTGTAGGATGCACGCATATGCTGTGTTGGACAGGCACATACACTCACAGATGGGCGGGGTGCCTCCACCACCAGCTTTCTATCACACCTGCTGACTTCAAGCATGCAGATAAGAGGCAGGGGCATTTGCAACTTAAAATTCCATACACACAGAAGCGTGCAAACACAAGTAGACACCTATGCTGGCTACACAGATGCTTGAGGTCCCATAAGCCGGGGATCCACATAGTTTGCTTGCACGCCAAGTTCGGCCCCCTGcctgattttataaataaagttttattggcacacagccacTCCCAGTCATTTACCTTTTGTCTGTGGCTGTGTCTGTGCAGCAGAGTCAAATAGTTGCATCAGAGACCACACGGCCTAAAAagccaaaataatttttcctctgaCCTTTTATGGTTTGCCAACTCTGGCACAGGCAGTCCATATAGATACATGCACTCACACAACCACATTCACGTGAGCAGGTGTGTACAAACTCTGGTGCACAGGCATGCTTGGATGCACAAGGAAACATAGACAGACGTTGATCTAGGGACATGTGAAAGGAATACAAACAGTACTGGGTGTGTGTACAGAGGAGTACCCCACCCAGAGGTGGGTGTATTCACAAACATACAGACAAGAGatgcatatatctgataaaggtgCATatggcacgcacacacacacaaaaatttgtgAGGGACACAGGCAGTCTGATGGAGACTCAGAGTGGGCGAGTGGGCATGGCTATCAGACCTGTCCACAGGCACCCCCAGACCTACGCAGGGACCCTCACTGGGGCACACAGACTGTGACCACAGCACCCCACACACACTGTACCATCACTCCACCCTTCACCCTATCCATCCTGCTCCCCTGAATCTCCGTCAACCAGCTCTTTGCTCTCTGTCTCTTGCCTCAGTCTTGAGGTCTCTGGTTCCACCTGGATCCTCTTTCCTTCCATATCTCTGGCCAGTGACGTCTGTCTCTTTCTCCCACCCATCTCTGTTGCTGTCTCTGGTCCCCTGTGTTTCTCTTCCCTTGGCTGTGTCTCCtggtgtctttttttgtttttagctgctctgggtcttcattgtggtatgCGGGCTCCTTGGTGAGGTATTTagactttctttagttgcagtgcaaCAGGGCTTTTccagttgtggcacaagggcttaggtgccctgcggcatgtgggatcttagtttcctaaccagggatcaaactcatgtcccttgcattggaaggtgaattcttaaccactggaccaacagggaagttcgTCTCTGGGTGTCTTTATTCCCACATCTCCCTGTCAGTTTCCTTCCACCCCTGTCTCCCTGCATCTCGGACCCTCTGTCTGTTTCCATGACTCTGATCGGTTCACCTTTCTTTCCTGATGTCCTTActatactctctctctctgtcactctCCTTCCATGTCTCTGTTTCCCATTCATCTGACTTCGTGTCTCTTTCCACAGTGACTTTGTCCCTGTGCCCCATCTTCTCTCTTCCCTTGGCCCTGGTTCCCCAAACGCCAAAGCTCCAACACCCGACCCCACTTCCCACACATCATCAGCCTCTACATCCATCCACACACACCCATTTGCAAGCCTGCATGTCGTTCGCATGGTTTTTTTGCATGACCATGTGAGTGATGGTGTTTGTGGGACTGGGTTGATCTTCCCTGCCCCGGTACTGGTGGGGAGCCCCCGGCTGACTCCCTGGCCCCACAGCGGACATCGCCCGCAGCATGGGTGCCAAGACAGTCATCGCCATCGACGTGGGGAGCCAGGACGAGACAGACCTTAGCACATACGGGGACAGCCTGTCTGGCTGGTGGCTGCTGTGGAAGCGGCTGAACCCCTGGGCAGACAAGATCAAGGTTCCAGACATGGCAGAGATCCAGTCTCGCCTGGCCTACGTGTCCTGCGTGCGACAGCTGGAGGTTGTGAAGTCCAGCTCCTACTGTGAGTACCTGCGCCCACCCATCGACTGCTTCAAGACCATGGACTTCGGAAAGTTCGACCAGATCTATGTGAGTTGGTGGGAGCCACCTGGTGACAGTGTGGTGGGCTGGCAGACCTTTACTCCCGAAAGCCCAAAGCCACAGAAGGGGAAATAGTCTAGGGCTCTATTTGGGATCTGGGGGCGGAAATAGAACGGTAATCAATTAGTGATGTCTACAATGAGTATCACAAGGGGTGTGGCTGCACATGCGCGGTGTATGAACTACCGGGGAAGTTGCGCTGCCTGAAGCACGGTATAGAGATTTCTAACACCATTTCTGTGTTGGTGGGAATAAGCACCACGGTCAATTAGTAATGTCTGCCACAGGTTTGTGATGCATTGAAAGCAGCACTGTGTAATGTGCCACTGATCCAGAAAAATGGATCATAGTGCATGCCAAGAGAAAATGATCAGAGCTGGGGGCTtccgtggtccagtggttaagattccgagCTTCTGCtccagggggcgtgggttcaattcctggccagggaactaggatcctgcctGCCgcatagtgcagccaaaaagaaaaaagaaagcatcagTAGCTGCCTGTCCAGTGCTCTGAGTAAAAAATGTTTGATGCCCTTTCCAGGCTCACTGGGAAGGCAAGCTGTGATGGATTAGTGATGTCTGTAGTGGCCATGGGAAATGGTGATGTTTAGGGGTATAGCATGTAtttgcaagggcttccctggtggctcagatggtgaagaatctgcccacagtgccagagacccaggttccatccctgggtcaggaagatccctggagaagggaatggctacccactccagtattcttgcttggagaatttcatggacagtggggactggtgggctacagtccatggggtctcaaacagtcaaacatgactgagcaattaacagttATTTGTAGAGCTTGAAATAAGCTTGCACACTGCCGCCTGTGTCCTTTGACACTTGACACACTCCGTGGTGctgagtgggggaaaaaatgtgctAAGACGGACTAGTAATGTTGGGCAGGGGCATAGGATCGAGGATGTGGGGATGAGTGTGCTAAGTGCACCCAACTCTGAACTTTAGTCTCAAATGCCAGCTCTTGAGAGCAGCAGGCTTCTGAGGGGCCAGAGGAGGGGCAAGCAGGGTGGGGATAAGCAGAGAGGAACATTCTGGGGGTCGCACACATGGCCCCaagcccctcccttcattttctGCAGGATGTGGGCTACCAGTATGGATCGACCGTCTTCGGGGGCTGGAGCCGGGGCGACAtcattgaaaagatgctcacagaCCGGCGGTCTGCCGACCTGAACGAGAGCCGCCGTGCAGACGTAAGCCTGCGCCCTCCTCCATCGGCAGGGCCCCTCCGACAACAGATTCTTCCCACCCCAGTTCACTCTggacccctccccctcccagcacccccccccccaacacacacacctcaGATGACCAGCCTCATCCACATCACCCGGCAGGTGCTCGCCTTCCCCAGCTCCGGCTTCACTGACTTGGCGGAGATAGTGTCCCGGATCGAGCCGCCCACCACGAGCTACGTTTCGGTTTCCGACGGCTGTGCTGATGGTGAGGGACCGAGGGCCACCCTAGGAGGGTGGGGACGGTATACGTGGCCGGGGAGGTCAGACCAGTCCTGAGCCGCGTCAACTTCACCCATGCCATTCCAGGGGAGGAGTCGGACTGCCTGACGGAGTACGAGGAGGACGCGGGCCCCGAGTGCTCACGGGACGAAGGGGGCTCTCCGGAGGGCGCAAGCCCCAGCACTGCCTTGGAGATGGTGAGAGGGGGGTGATCCGGGCCTCCCTCCCCCCGCCCGCGCAGCGGGGAGACTCTGCTGACGTGCCCCCCTGGCCTGGGCTGTGCGATGACACATGCAGGGCGTGGGGGGCCACCCCTTGTCCCCACAGGAGGAGGAGAAGTCGAACCTCCGGCACCGGCGCTGGCTGCCGCAGGAACCCTCCAGCCCTGCTGCGGATACCTGAGGACCTCGAGGGGTCCCCGCCTTGGGCTGGACAAGGGGTGAGCCCTGTGGGGATGGCTCACTCCCCCTCTGCCTGCTGCTATGCCTGTGACCCCTTGGGTCCCCCTTGACCCCCAGGGCCCACACACTGGACTGGCCTGTCCCCCCCTCCCCggcgtgggggaggggcagcactGCACTGATGACCCTCGATCAGTCACACCAATAAACCTTTCCCTCTTGGAAGTGGCCTTATGTCATCTTTGGGTTCAGGGGGCACCTCACTGCACCTTCTATGCTCAGGATGGCTGAGGCTGGCGCTGGAAACAGCCTTGAGCTTGTCACAGTGACCAGCGCTCCCAGCCTCCGGCTGAACATCCCCCACTCCCAGTGGGAGGGGCCTGCAGTCCCACTCGGTGCGGGCTCTGGACCACACGGCCTGCAGATGCTGTTGAGCCTCTCTGGGGATCACGGATGCCCATTCTGGCACCCCTCATTTTCCATACTGGGTTCCCACAGCCTTCCCCCCTTGACTAGTCCTACTGTGTGCAGAAGCTCCATGTTTTCTATGTATTCCTATTGTGTGTGCTCCTGAGCCTGGTCCCTAAAGGACGTCCCATACATACACGCATGAATGGGGCTCAAGAACTTTACTCTCGGAGGCTCCCAGCCAGTTTCCTCTACTGTGAGCtgctggcctgttggggctcccCATCACTGACTCTCCCTCCCCGGAGCCGGAGCGGGGATGTGACAATGGGTGGGCTTATTCACAAGACTATCTTGTGGGCAGCGGGGAATCCTggatgattttttgtttgtttgtttagttgtgtgtgtatgttttactataaaatatacatagcatAGGAGACTTCCCTGTTCATCCAATGTTTAGgaccccatgcttccaatgcagggagcatgggttcgatccctgggtaaggaactaagatcctacatgccacgtggtatggccaaaaaaattaaataaaattttatatgtatatgtttttaattttttttctttttaattgaagtatagttggtttacaatgtcatgttagtttctggcacacagcagaattattcagttatatataagacatacattcattttcagattcttttcccttacagattattataagatactgaggatagttccctgtgctatacaatatgtccttgttggttatctggtttttttttttaataaagtgagAGTGAATGTTTTTATTGACTccctatttatttggctgtttggggttttcattgtggcatgcagaatcttcgtTGTGTCATGGGAGATTGTTCGTTGTGTCACACAGActctagttgcagctcacagacaTTACcaactgtggcacatgggcttagttgaccCTGGGcatgtgtgaagtgaaagtgttaggaccccgtggactgtagccggccagtctcctccatccatgggattttccaggcaagaatactggagtgtgtggccatttccttctccaggggattgtcccatttgtttaaaatgtattcttttttaaaatttatttatggctgctctgggtcttcattgcttttggtgcaggctttcctctagttgtgccAAACAGGAgctgctctttgttgtggtgcatggactgcTCATTGTTGTGGCTTCTTGTCATGAAGCACAGGGTTAGgcacacagacttcagtagtGGTGGCTCATGGGCCTAGTcaaaatcttcctggaccagagattgaacttgtgtACCctgaatggcaggtggattcttttccactgcgtCACTGGGGAAGtgcccacttgtttattttctgtttatatttccaTTACCCTAGGAGACAAATCTACAAAGATCTTTCTGTGGTTTCTAAGAGTGTCctccctatgttttcctctaggagtttcataggaTCCATTctcatatttaggtctttaatccattctgattttccttttgtgtatggtgttagagaattttctaatttcattcttttgcaggaaactgtccagttttcccagcacctcgtattgaagagattgtcttttttcctttgtatattcttgcctcctttgttgtagattaattgaccatagatgcATGGGTTAAAGCCTCTTTTCTATGTGAGGTGACACATTCATAGGTTCCAGGAATTACATTTTTGGAGGGAACAGAAATTATTTTGCCTACCATAAGTTCCtaggagaagagaatgaaaacagcaacccactccagtattcttgcctggaaaattccattgacagaggagcctggcaggctacagtccatagagtcgcaaagagtcagacactactgagtgactaacactttcactttataagttCCCAAGTTCACAAGCTAAACCAACAGAAGACCCTCAGTGAATTATGGTTGTTACTAGGATGATCAGTAGGTCATTATTGACATTATGACTATTTATACCTGGAACTTCAGCATCTCGAGGGTAGGAACttagtctcctgtgtctccattgTTGAATCAATGATGGCTCCCTTCTGGTGAAAAACTTCTCAGCATGTCAGCACCATGGACAGCGAGGGTGCTCTCCAAGGTGCTCCCAAggcccacctccctctgccttcaCCTCCAAGCCTCTGACATCCCTGCCCCTTCCAGATCCTGCGGAACACATTAAGCTGAAAATTAAGCCCCGGTATGTACCCTGCAGATGTCTCCACTATAATTGCCCCCCCACTCCATGCTCACTTGTTCCTCCAATTCCACGAGCATTTCTTCTGCAACTCAAACTTTTCATAGATTCCTGCCTTGGAGCTCTTACTCTGTGTAGTTGAATAAGTCTATTCTCAAATACTGCCTCTTCAGATTGTCTGAAAGTACTGTCTAAATCAGTTTCCCCACTCCCACTGccctgttttcttgcctttttttctttttaaaaagtcttttggCAGCACTGTGCAGCATGCatgatcttagatccctgaccagggatcgaacccatactcccatattgggagcacagagtcccacAGAggggactcccagggaagtcccctccatgccttttttaaaaaataattttatttatttatttatggctgtgtgggtctttgttgatgtgcggctt is a window of Muntiacus reevesi chromosome 1, mMunRee1.1, whole genome shotgun sequence DNA encoding:
- the PNPLA6 gene encoding patatin-like phospholipase domain-containing protein 6 isoform X5, which gives rise to MGTSRAEPTVISGADLAPLDGVPGVPAPGEGLTGPVCDAQPVPFVPQVLGMMIGAGVAVLVTAVLILLLVRRLRVPKTPAPDGPRYRFRKRDKVLFYGRKIMRKVSQSTSSLVDASVSTTSRPRMKKKLKMLNIAKKILRIQKEAPTLQRKEPPPAVLEADLTEGDLANSHLPSEVLYMLKNVRVLGHFEKPLFLELCRHMVFQRLSQGDYVFRPGQPDASIYVVQDGLLELCLPGPDGKECVVKEVVPGDSVNSLLSILDVITGHQHPQRTVSARAARDSTVLRLPVEAFSAVFTKYPESLVRVVQIIMVRLQRVTFLALHNYLGLTNELFSHEIQPLRLFPSPGLPPRTSPVRGSKRMVNTTASEELRETPGRPSDPTGAPLPGTGVTQGDPVKPTSLETSSAPLLSRCISMPVDISGLQGGPRSDFDMAYERGRISVSLQEEASGGFQAASARTPSQEPREQPAGACEYSYCEDESAPGSCPFGPYQGRQTSSIFEAAKQELAKLMQIEDPTLLNSRVLLHHAKAGTIIARQGDQDVSLHFVLWGSLHVYQRMIDKAEDVCLFVVQPGELVGQLAVLTGEPLIFTLRAQRDCTFLRISKSDFYEIMRAQPSVVLSAAQTVAARMSPFVRQMDFAIDWTAVEAGRALYRQGDRSDCTYIVLNGRLRSVIQRGSGKKELVGEYGRGDLIGVVEALTRQPRATTVHAVRDTELAKLPEGTLGHIKRRYPQVVTRLIHLLSQKILGNLQQLRGPFPGSGLGVPPHSELTNPASNLSTVAVLPVCAEVPMVAFMLELQHALQAIGPTLLLNSDIIRARLGASALDSIQEFRLSGWLAQQEDTHRIVLYQTDTSLTPWTVRCLRQADCILIVGLGDQEPTLGQLEQMLENTAVRALKQLVLLHREEGAGPTRTVEWLNMRSWCSGHLHLRCPRRLFSRRSPAKLHELYEKVFSRRADRHSDFSRLARVLTGNTIALVLGGGGARGCSHIGVLKALEEAGVPVDLVGGTSIGSFIGALYAEERSASRTKQRAREWAKSMTSVLEPVLDLTYPVTSMFTGSAFNRSIHRVFQDKQIEDLWLPYFNVTTDITSSAMRVHKDGSLWRYVRASMTLSGYLPPLCDPKDGHLLMDGGYINNLPADIARSMGAKTVIAIDVGSQDETDLSTYGDSLSGWWLLWKRLNPWADKIKVPDMAEIQSRLAYVSCVRQLEVVKSSSYCEYLRPPIDCFKTMDFGKFDQIYDVGYQYGSTVFGGWSRGDIIEKMLTDRRSADLNESRRADVLAFPSSGFTDLAEIVSRIEPPTTSYVSVSDGCADGEESDCLTEYEEDAGPECSRDEGGSPEGASPSTALEMEEEKSNLRHRRWLPQEPSSPAADT
- the PNPLA6 gene encoding patatin-like phospholipase domain-containing protein 6 isoform X7; the protein is MDAPLQTEMVLGMMIGAGVAVLVTAVLILLLVRRLRVPKTPAPDGPRYRFRKRDKVLFYGRKIMRKVSQSTSSLVDASVSTTSRPRMKKKLKMLNIAKKILRIQKEAPTLQRKEPPPAVLEADLTEGDLANSHLPSEVLYMLKNVRVLGHFEKPLFLELCRHMVFQRLSQGDYVFRPGQPDASIYVVQDGLLELCLPGPDGKECVVKEVVPGDSVNSLLSILDVITGHQHPQRTVSARAARDSTVLRLPVEAFSAVFTKYPESLVRVVQIIMVRLQRVTFLALHNYLGLTNELFSHEIQPLRLFPSPGLPPRTSPVRGSKRMVNTTASEELRETPGRPSDPTGAPLPGTGVTQGDPVKPTSLETSSAPLLSRCISMPVDISGLQGGPRSDFDMAYERGRISVSLQEEASGGFQAASARTPSQEPREQPAGACEYSYCEDESAPGSCPFGPYQGRQTSSIFEAAKQELAKLMQIEDPTLLNSRVLLHHAKAGTIIARQGDQDVSLHFVLWGSLHVYQRMIDKAEDVCLFVVQPGELVGQLAVLTGEPLIFTLRAQRDCTFLRISKSDFYEIMRAQPSVVLSAAQTVAARMSPFVRQMDFAIDWTAVEAGRALYRQGDRSDCTYIVLNGRLRSVIQRGSGKKELVGEYGRGDLIGVVEALTRQPRATTVHAVRDTELAKLPEGTLGHIKRRYPQVVTRLIHLLSQKILGNLQQLRGPFPGSGLGVPPHSELTNPASNLSTVAVLPVCAEVPMVAFMLELQHALQAIGPTLLLNSDIIRARLGASALDSIQEFRLSGWLAQQEDTHRIVLYQTDTSLTPWTVRCLRQADCILIVGLGDQEPTLGQLEQMLENTAVRALKQLVLLHREEGAGPTRTVEWLNMRSWCSGHLHLRCPRRLFSRRSPAKLHELYEKVFSRRADRHSDFSRLARVLTGNTIALVLGGGGARGCSHIGVLKALEEAGVPVDLVGGTSIGSFIGALYAEERSASRTKQRAREWAKSMTSVLEPVLDLTYPVTSMFTGSAFNRSIHRVFQDKQIEDLWLPYFNVTTDITSSAMRVHKDGSLWRYVRASMTLSGYLPPLCDPKDGHLLMDGGYINNLPADIARSMGAKTVIAIDVGSQDETDLSTYGDSLSGWWLLWKRLNPWADKIKVPDMAEIQSRLAYVSCVRQLEVVKSSSYCEYLRPPIDCFKTMDFGKFDQIYDVGYQYGSTVFGGWSRGDIIEKMLTDRRSADLNESRRADVLAFPSSGFTDLAEIVSRIEPPTTSYVSVSDGCADGEESDCLTEYEEDAGPECSRDEGGSPEGASPSTALEMEEEKSNLRHRRWLPQEPSSPAADT